A region of Ignatzschineria larvae DSM 13226 DNA encodes the following proteins:
- a CDS encoding winged helix-turn-helix domain-containing protein produces the protein MSKHILIIEDDTRLATLTSEYLQMQGFTVTCHTRGDTAEATILDLLPDLIILDVLLPGKSGFDICRDIRPFYHNPILILTASEDNIDEIIGLELGADDYLTKPVEPRRLLARIRVLLRRQPTHHLSPMTANGRDDSSQIPISIPINAIQPQYQSAQRLTFGDLTIDGNNRTVQIKDAILDFTTAEFDLLWLLASHAGTILTRDDLFNDLRGIDFDGDDRSIDAKISRVRKKLQEDPDHPTWIKTVRGKGYLFTLDTPVQNI, from the coding sequence ATGTCTAAACATATACTGATTATTGAGGATGACACACGTCTTGCTACCCTCACTAGCGAATATCTACAAATGCAAGGATTTACCGTTACTTGTCATACTCGAGGGGATACGGCAGAAGCTACAATTTTAGATTTGCTACCTGATCTTATAATCTTAGATGTGTTACTTCCTGGTAAATCAGGGTTTGATATCTGCCGAGACATACGCCCTTTCTATCACAATCCTATTCTGATCCTCACCGCAAGTGAAGATAATATTGATGAGATTATCGGCCTTGAACTAGGGGCAGATGACTATCTTACTAAACCTGTCGAACCTCGGCGCTTACTTGCACGAATTCGAGTATTGCTACGTAGACAACCTACTCATCATCTAAGCCCCATGACGGCTAATGGTCGAGATGACTCATCGCAAATACCAATTTCAATACCCATAAATGCTATCCAACCGCAGTATCAATCAGCTCAACGACTCACTTTTGGTGATCTTACAATTGATGGCAATAACCGTACAGTTCAAATCAAAGATGCAATACTTGATTTTACAACCGCAGAATTTGATCTGCTATGGCTATTAGCAAGTCATGCGGGCACTATTTTAACGCGGGATGATCTCTTTAATGATCTTCGAGGTATTGATTTTGATGGAGATGATCGTTCTATTGATGCGAAAATATCTCGTGTTCGCAAAAAGCTGCAAGAGGATCCAGATCATCCTACGTGGATTAAGACCGTTCGCGGCAAAGGCTATCTCTTTACGCTCGATACGCCGGTACAAAATATTTAA
- a CDS encoding cysteine desulfurase family protein: MKRVWDIAENLNDTTQNQLNQQGKGEIELLKLPTKPHFSDMVYLDYAATTPVDPLVIEAMVNAMERHWANISSPHELGAMTTQYVQEALEQIARHFNVTREEITITSGATESINHALKGVLQAQKKREIITTTIEHKATINTVQSLMKMGYKGHFIAPNSEGTITAEMIESAINEETALISLIWVNNETGDKLPVEAIAKMARKYKIPIHIDATQAAPHFQFDASQFDLVSLSAHKCYGPKNIGLLYRRAFPKLPMQHLMDGSGGQMLRAGTMPNEGVLGFAKALSLIAANWRDERHRLVRLEGLLLRQLLPLGVEVNSASIVRKDSQDDQQMGQQSSQQSNRERDKIFTDIINSEPQFADIKSGIKVKAEREPGVLNLYLPDVHADTLLALVPKLALAKGSACNSDSTLPSYVLTEMGYDERRAFSSIRVSVGRYTTEEEILYAGELLRTAIEFIQSIAKGRQTNWYGEYNIYDPYIESLLSPTFIAHDFTEEDFDGSTHLITIEKPYFSLSLYGVLERSSIADGAVFRFRELSAKAYGAPYYLALFQTLITSLREEMITTHFKLEQLIDQKTPAEYLRDTIYIERALQTFLQDLQ, translated from the coding sequence ATGAAAAGAGTATGGGATATTGCTGAAAACTTGAATGATACAACCCAAAATCAGCTGAATCAGCAGGGGAAAGGGGAGATTGAACTTCTAAAGCTTCCAACAAAGCCCCATTTCTCGGATATGGTTTATCTTGATTATGCTGCGACAACGCCGGTGGATCCTTTGGTGATTGAGGCGATGGTCAATGCGATGGAGCGCCATTGGGCAAATATCAGTAGTCCACATGAATTAGGCGCAATGACAACGCAATATGTGCAAGAAGCGCTAGAACAGATTGCTCGTCATTTTAATGTCACTCGAGAAGAGATTACGATTACAAGCGGTGCGACAGAATCGATTAATCATGCGCTCAAAGGCGTATTACAGGCGCAAAAAAAACGGGAAATCATCACGACCACTATCGAGCATAAAGCGACGATCAATACAGTTCAAAGTTTAATGAAGATGGGTTATAAAGGGCATTTTATTGCGCCTAATAGCGAAGGGACGATTACCGCGGAGATGATTGAATCTGCGATTAATGAAGAGACTGCGCTTATTTCCCTTATTTGGGTCAACAATGAAACGGGTGATAAATTGCCGGTAGAAGCTATTGCTAAAATGGCTCGAAAATATAAGATTCCCATTCATATCGATGCAACTCAAGCCGCTCCTCATTTTCAATTTGATGCTTCTCAATTTGATCTTGTTAGTCTGTCGGCTCATAAATGCTATGGTCCTAAAAATATTGGATTACTCTATCGCCGAGCATTCCCAAAATTACCGATGCAACATTTGATGGACGGTAGTGGTGGGCAAATGCTGCGTGCCGGCACAATGCCGAATGAGGGCGTTTTAGGATTTGCAAAAGCATTATCTTTGATTGCGGCGAATTGGCGTGATGAACGTCATCGTTTAGTGCGGTTAGAGGGCTTACTACTTCGTCAATTACTGCCTCTTGGCGTTGAGGTGAATAGTGCTTCAATTGTTCGGAAAGATTCACAAGATGATCAGCAAATGGGGCAGCAAAGCAGCCAACAAAGCAATCGGGAGAGAGATAAAATATTCACTGATATTATCAATTCAGAGCCACAATTTGCCGATATTAAATCAGGTATAAAGGTTAAGGCAGAGCGGGAGCCAGGCGTTTTAAATCTCTATCTTCCGGATGTTCATGCCGATACTTTATTGGCCTTAGTGCCGAAGTTAGCGCTTGCAAAAGGCTCGGCTTGTAATAGTGACAGTACTTTACCCTCTTATGTATTAACAGAGATGGGCTATGATGAACGCCGGGCATTCTCGTCAATTCGTGTAAGTGTGGGGCGCTATACGACAGAAGAAGAGATCCTCTACGCCGGTGAATTATTGCGTACAGCCATTGAATTTATTCAAAGTATTGCTAAAGGTCGGCAAACCAATTGGTATGGGGAGTATAATATTTATGATCCTTATATCGAATCATTATTGTCGCCCACTTTTATTGCGCATGATTTTACGGAAGAAGATTTTGATGGTTCAACGCATCTCATCACGATTGAAAAACCCTATTTTTCTCTATCATTATATGGTGTTTTAGAGCGCAGTAGCATCGCAGATGGGGCAGTATTTCGCTTCAGAGAACTCTCCGCTAAGGCTTATGGTGCGCCATATTATCTTGCACTTTTCCAAACACTCATTACAAGTTTGCGAGAAGAGATGATTACAACGCATTTTAAGTTAGAGCAACTGATAGACCAAAAAACGCCGGCAGAATATTTAAGGGATACCATCTATATCGAAAGAGCGTTACAAACTTTTTTACAAGATCTGCAATAG
- a CDS encoding class I SAM-dependent methyltransferase produces MHIRSDLTTVFDIDFAELYRVHARNSLRQPKKSEDWDKKASRMGSHSSVANDYISAFLSRMDFNGVDTALDIGCGGGTIALALAPMIEKVYALDYSPKMLEVTDERASKLGITNYETILRSWEDDWSDIPECDICISSRSSMVTDLESALAKLNQKAKKAVYMTMTVEKDFMNREILKVLGRDYIGFPTYIYAVNILYQQGYRVSVDFIEARHQDSQQTIRNVNDFIQAVKWSIGDLTAQEVDTLTQYYEEEGNAFPSIYYTNRPWAFLKWRTDHQPF; encoded by the coding sequence ATGCACATTCGTTCAGATTTAACGACAGTTTTTGATATTGATTTTGCTGAGCTGTATCGAGTGCATGCCCGAAACTCTCTCAGACAGCCGAAAAAGTCGGAAGATTGGGATAAAAAAGCGAGCAGAATGGGAAGTCATAGTAGCGTTGCGAATGACTATATCTCTGCATTTTTATCTAGAATGGACTTCAATGGCGTAGACACTGCCTTAGATATCGGTTGTGGTGGTGGGACGATTGCATTGGCTCTTGCACCGATGATTGAGAAAGTGTATGCATTAGATTATAGTCCAAAAATGCTAGAAGTAACGGATGAGAGAGCTTCAAAACTAGGCATCACCAATTATGAAACGATTTTAAGATCATGGGAAGATGATTGGTCTGATATTCCAGAGTGCGATATCTGTATCTCTTCACGCTCTTCGATGGTTACTGATTTAGAGTCGGCATTGGCTAAGCTAAATCAAAAAGCAAAGAAAGCTGTTTATATGACTATGACAGTGGAGAAAGATTTTATGAATCGGGAGATCCTTAAAGTACTTGGGCGGGATTATATTGGATTTCCCACCTATATTTATGCTGTAAATATTCTTTATCAACAGGGGTATCGGGTTTCTGTTGATTTTATTGAAGCTAGGCATCAAGACAGCCAACAAACGATTCGTAATGTTAATGATTTTATTCAAGCAGTGAAGTGGTCAATTGGGGATTTAACAGCACAAGAAGTTGATACATTAACCCAATACTATGAAGAAGAGGGCAATGCATTTCCCTCCATCTATTATACTAATCGACCTTGGGCTTTCCTGAAGTGGCGCACTGATCATCAGCCCTTTTAA
- a CDS encoding IS5 family transposase: MSRTMLTDKLWLKLKPILLDLNIYDKPNLRNIVEGILFRMRTGVPWRDIPEQFGRPNTIFKTFSRWSKNNKLLKLFKKLSQDVDYEWLFIDATHIRAHQHSTGATADNPQAISKSVGGNSSKIHMIVDACGNPCEFIVTDGTTHDIKVAPELLSRVHLNTTDYVSADKGYDSESFREDIINQGAKAIIPKKRNTLTNNNHMDWHIYKTRHLVENAFARLKHFRSIATRYDKLKQHYENNVALACAYIWLKL, from the coding sequence ATGTCTCGAACCATGCTTACAGATAAACTATGGCTGAAACTGAAGCCTATTCTCCTAGATTTGAATATCTATGACAAACCAAATTTAAGAAATATCGTTGAGGGTATTCTATTTAGAATGAGAACAGGTGTTCCTTGGAGGGATATTCCTGAGCAATTTGGGCGACCTAATACTATTTTTAAAACTTTTAGTCGTTGGTCTAAAAATAACAAGCTCTTGAAATTATTTAAAAAACTATCACAAGATGTTGACTATGAATGGCTGTTTATAGATGCAACTCACATTAGAGCTCACCAGCATAGCACAGGAGCAACCGCAGATAATCCTCAAGCAATATCTAAAAGTGTTGGTGGAAATAGTTCAAAAATTCATATGATCGTAGATGCTTGCGGTAATCCCTGTGAATTTATCGTAACAGATGGAACGACCCACGATATCAAGGTCGCTCCAGAGCTACTTAGCAGGGTTCATTTAAATACGACAGATTACGTTAGTGCAGATAAAGGTTATGATTCTGAGAGTTTTAGAGAAGATATTATAAATCAAGGAGCTAAAGCTATTATTCCTAAAAAGAGGAATACTCTTACGAATAATAATCATATGGACTGGCATATTTATAAAACTCGGCATTTAGTGGAGAATGCATTTGCAAGGCTGAAACATTTTAGAAGTATAGCAACAAGATATGACAAGCTAAAACAACATTATGAAAACAACGTTGCTTTAGCTTGTGCCTATATTTGGCTGAAGTTATGA
- a CDS encoding ATP-binding protein, giving the protein MSQPIHLSHHQTKDYPQQPSLTSRVILYLGIMLVAQSIIVYGALHIFVALPQAWTGLSEDYQFYQEMLDESAKLLTEQFNGDPLHDEALVDKISERFKFEVEILPLDTTLPPEIDAQFQEDHLAYDDRLNTIYLRFGPDQQLLQIGPLANNDILDADTSALLLFILICSLVSAIVFVCFLFLALLPLWRDAMRLRATADQLSIGNLSSRTPKANSWLFKTLTEVVNTMANRLNQQMRDSKLIFHAMAHELRTPIARLRFGLTMMDEANTIEAMKRQLPGIHHDLEELEALINTSLNFFKMQQQEILPNKTPVDLQHWASHILHSLMPMKPVEVTLEEHIENTTFPIDQKLATLALNNLLLNAYKYTASKVSLTMSVVDEALYIKVSDDGAGIPPEAYEEIFKPFSRLDNSRTRETGGHGLGLAYVALIAESHQGCIRVGRSQWDGAELTLILR; this is encoded by the coding sequence ATGAGCCAGCCAATACATCTATCCCATCATCAAACAAAAGATTACCCACAACAACCCTCTCTTACCTCTCGTGTAATTCTTTATCTCGGCATTATGCTAGTTGCGCAAAGTATTATCGTCTATGGGGCTCTTCACATTTTCGTGGCACTTCCCCAAGCCTGGACAGGATTGAGCGAAGATTATCAATTTTATCAAGAAATGCTTGACGAAAGTGCCAAACTCCTAACGGAGCAATTCAATGGTGATCCACTTCACGATGAAGCCTTAGTCGATAAAATCAGTGAACGATTTAAATTTGAAGTCGAAATTTTACCACTAGATACCACGTTGCCACCGGAAATCGATGCCCAATTTCAAGAAGATCATCTCGCTTACGATGATCGACTCAATACTATTTATCTGCGATTTGGCCCAGACCAACAACTATTACAAATAGGCCCGCTTGCCAATAATGATATTCTTGATGCGGATACCTCTGCACTGCTCCTCTTTATTCTCATCTGCTCACTGGTGAGTGCTATCGTCTTCGTCTGCTTTCTCTTTTTGGCGCTTCTCCCTCTTTGGCGTGATGCTATGCGGCTTCGTGCCACTGCCGATCAGCTCTCCATTGGCAACCTCTCCTCTCGAACACCTAAGGCCAATAGTTGGCTCTTTAAAACGCTCACAGAAGTGGTCAATACAATGGCGAATCGCCTCAATCAACAGATGCGCGATAGTAAATTGATCTTCCATGCCATGGCACATGAATTACGCACACCTATTGCTCGGCTCCGTTTTGGTCTTACAATGATGGATGAAGCCAATACTATCGAAGCCATGAAACGACAATTGCCGGGGATTCATCACGATTTAGAGGAATTAGAAGCCTTAATCAATACCAGCCTCAATTTCTTTAAAATGCAACAGCAGGAGATTCTCCCTAACAAAACTCCCGTAGATCTACAACATTGGGCCTCTCATATCCTTCATTCGTTAATGCCGATGAAGCCTGTAGAAGTGACCCTTGAAGAGCACATTGAAAATACAACCTTCCCAATAGATCAAAAACTCGCAACGCTTGCGCTCAATAATCTTCTGCTCAATGCTTACAAGTATACAGCTTCTAAAGTCTCCCTCACCATGTCCGTAGTGGATGAGGCACTCTATATCAAGGTATCTGATGACGGTGCCGGCATTCCTCCTGAGGCCTATGAAGAGATCTTTAAACCATTTTCAAGATTAGATAATAGCCGAACCCGAGAAACCGGCGGTCATGGCTTAGGACTTGCCTATGTAGCTCTCATTGCGGAATCTCATCAAGGTTGTATTAGAGTCGGCAGAAGTCAGTGGGATGGTGCAGAGCTAACACTCATACTGCGATAA
- a CDS encoding IS5 family transposase: MSRTMLTDKLWLKLKPILLDLNIYDKPNLRNIVEGILFRMRTGVPWRDIPEQFGRPNTIFKTFSRWSKNNKLLKLFKKLSQDVDYEWLFIDATHIRAHQHSTGATADNPQAISKSVGGNSSKIHMIVDACGNPCEFIVTDGTTHDIKVAPELLSRVHLNTTDYVSADKGYDSESFREDIINQGAKAIIPKKRNTLTNNNHMDWHIYKTRHLVENAFARLKHFRSIATRYDKLKQHYENNVALACAYIWLKL, from the coding sequence GAAACTGAAGCCTATTCTCCTAGATTTGAATATCTATGACAAACCAAATTTAAGAAATATCGTTGAGGGTATTCTATTTAGAATGAGAACAGGTGTTCCTTGGAGGGATATTCCTGAGCAATTTGGGCGACCTAATACTATTTTTAAAACTTTTAGTCGTTGGTCTAAAAATAACAAGCTCTTGAAATTATTTAAAAAACTATCACAAGATGTTGACTATGAATGGCTGTTTATAGATGCAACTCACATTAGAGCTCACCAGCATAGCACAGGAGCAACCGCAGATAATCCTCAAGCAATATCTAAAAGTGTTGGTGGAAATAGTTCAAAAATTCATATGATCGTAGATGCTTGCGGTAATCCCTGTGAATTTATCGTAACAGATGGAACGACCCACGATATCAAGGTCGCTCCAGAGCTACTTAGCAGGGTTCATTTAAATACGACAGATTACGTTAGTGCAGATAAAGGTTATGATTCTGAGAGTTTTAGAGAAGATATTATAAATCAAGGAGCTAAAGCTATTATTCCTAAAAAGAGGAATACTCTTACGAATAATAATCATATGGACTGGCATATTTATAAAACTCGGCATTTAGTGGAGAATGCATTTGCAAGGCTGAAACATTTTAGAAGTATAGCAACAAGATATGACAAGCTAAAACAACATTATGAAAACAACGTTGCTTTAGCTTGTGCCTATATTTGGCTGAAGTTATGA
- a CDS encoding MtnX-like HAD-IB family phosphatase, producing MNNIILCDFDGTISLKDVTDTLIEHFGEAGCETLEAAWESGQIGSLECMAGQVALLRADQAMLDACLEAIEIDESFIPFLETMCGRNIPVAIVSDGLDYAIRYILQKHGITDVPIIANHLIYEGDSHWRLEFPYATSFCKKQSGNCKCHQADRLYEQYSEILYVGDGTSDFCVSHVIDFVYAKGKLIHYCHKHGIPHQAIMNFADIVTHLDGK from the coding sequence ATGAATAACATTATATTGTGTGACTTTGATGGGACAATTAGCCTCAAAGATGTAACAGATACCTTGATCGAGCATTTTGGCGAAGCCGGTTGTGAAACTTTAGAAGCGGCTTGGGAATCAGGGCAGATCGGATCTTTAGAATGTATGGCGGGGCAAGTAGCACTGTTAAGAGCAGATCAAGCCATGTTAGATGCTTGCCTAGAGGCGATCGAAATTGATGAGAGTTTTATCCCATTTTTAGAGACCATGTGTGGGCGCAATATTCCTGTCGCGATTGTCAGTGATGGCTTAGATTATGCAATTCGATATATTTTACAAAAGCATGGCATTACTGACGTTCCCATCATCGCTAACCATCTTATTTATGAGGGGGATTCCCATTGGCGGTTAGAGTTCCCTTATGCAACTTCCTTTTGTAAGAAGCAGAGTGGCAATTGTAAATGTCATCAAGCGGATCGACTCTATGAGCAATATTCCGAGATTCTCTATGTAGGCGATGGCACTTCTGATTTCTGTGTCTCCCATGTGATTGATTTTGTCTATGCCAAAGGGAAACTTATTCATTATTGTCACAAACATGGCATTCCCCATCAAGCGATTATGAATTTTGCCGATATTGTGACGCATTTAGATGGAAAATGA
- the leuS gene encoding leucine--tRNA ligase translates to MKPTYEAAKIEAAAQAFWEANASFKVENHTDKPNYYCLSMFPYPSGRLHMGHVRNYTIGDVITRYKKMSGYNVMQPIGWDAFGMPAENAAIDNKVSPHDWTHKNIVYMRKQFKELGFGFDWSREFATCDPEYYGWEQWFFLQLYKKGVIYRKKGMVNWDPVDQTVLANEQVIDGRGWRSDALVERREIPMYYFKITDYAEELLEDLQLLEDWPEQVRTMQANWIGKSQGMEVTFLHQDGQFNVFTTRPDTLMGVTYVAVAPEHPIAAKAAENNPELAEFIKACQKTGTSEADFATQEAKGMATGEFAKHPLTGEEVPIWVANYVLMSYGDGAVMAVPAHDARDFGFAHKYNLPIKMVVEPNDGDQNLDTWHDSLGEHGTLINSGEFTGLHFEEAFKKIGDALEAKGLGKPKTQYRLRDWGISRQRYWGCPIPIINCPSCGEVPVPEQDLPVVLPTDCIPDGSGNPLNKLDSFKKVACPQCGGDAERETDTMDTFVESSWYYARFASSHFNEGMVDPKAAEAWLPVDQYIGGVEHAILHLLYSRFFHKLMRNEGVLGDPEKVGPEPFKALLTQGMVVSPAFYRHTSKGYEWFNINDLEIIDKNGEKSYILKRDGEPVTYYGILKMGKSKNNGVDPEAIVKSYGADVSRLFMMFTSPPEQTLEWSTSGLEGADRFLRRVWNFAYENQAILKDHTLDASKISDKAAKDARREIHQELKKALYDYERFHFNTVISANMIMLNVLTKLKDSPGEAAVKREGFSIMLRLLSPIVPHIVHTIWSTLFGDNILDHALPLVDESALISDEVKYMVQVNGRLRGEVVVPASASKEEIEKAALANENAQKFIEGEIRRVIVVPNRLVNIVAN, encoded by the coding sequence ATGAAACCAACCTACGAAGCTGCCAAAATCGAAGCAGCTGCTCAAGCATTTTGGGAAGCGAATGCTTCTTTCAAAGTAGAAAATCATACTGACAAACCTAATTATTACTGCCTCTCAATGTTCCCTTATCCTTCAGGTCGACTGCATATGGGACATGTGCGTAACTATACTATCGGGGATGTGATTACTCGTTATAAAAAGATGAGCGGCTACAATGTAATGCAACCCATTGGTTGGGATGCCTTTGGGATGCCTGCGGAAAATGCGGCGATTGACAACAAGGTCTCCCCGCACGATTGGACACATAAAAATATTGTCTATATGCGCAAACAATTTAAAGAGCTTGGATTTGGTTTTGATTGGTCTCGAGAGTTTGCGACTTGTGATCCTGAGTACTATGGTTGGGAACAGTGGTTCTTCCTTCAACTCTATAAAAAAGGCGTGATCTATCGTAAAAAAGGGATGGTTAACTGGGATCCCGTAGATCAAACAGTATTGGCAAATGAACAGGTCATCGATGGTCGTGGCTGGCGCTCAGATGCGTTAGTTGAACGCCGAGAGATCCCGATGTACTACTTCAAAATTACCGATTATGCCGAAGAGTTATTGGAAGATCTGCAATTACTCGAAGATTGGCCAGAGCAAGTACGCACGATGCAAGCCAACTGGATCGGTAAGTCTCAAGGTATGGAAGTCACATTCCTCCATCAAGATGGGCAATTTAATGTCTTTACAACGCGCCCCGATACATTAATGGGCGTTACTTATGTAGCGGTTGCCCCAGAACATCCGATTGCAGCAAAAGCAGCGGAAAATAATCCTGAACTTGCTGAGTTTATCAAAGCGTGTCAAAAAACAGGCACCAGTGAAGCCGATTTTGCCACTCAAGAAGCCAAAGGAATGGCAACAGGCGAATTTGCCAAACATCCTTTAACCGGTGAAGAAGTTCCGATTTGGGTTGCCAATTATGTATTAATGTCCTACGGAGATGGCGCTGTAATGGCCGTTCCGGCACATGATGCCCGAGATTTTGGTTTTGCTCACAAATATAATCTTCCTATCAAAATGGTCGTTGAGCCTAATGATGGTGATCAGAACCTCGATACTTGGCACGATTCTCTCGGTGAACATGGAACTTTGATTAACTCTGGTGAATTTACTGGTCTTCATTTTGAAGAAGCTTTCAAAAAAATTGGAGATGCACTTGAGGCCAAAGGTTTAGGTAAACCTAAAACACAATATCGCTTGCGGGATTGGGGGATTTCTCGTCAACGTTATTGGGGTTGCCCTATTCCGATTATCAATTGCCCAAGCTGTGGTGAAGTCCCCGTTCCTGAGCAAGATCTACCGGTTGTCTTGCCAACAGATTGTATTCCTGATGGCAGTGGTAATCCACTGAATAAACTCGACTCCTTCAAGAAAGTCGCTTGCCCACAATGTGGTGGTGATGCCGAACGTGAAACCGATACAATGGATACTTTCGTAGAATCCTCTTGGTACTATGCCCGTTTTGCATCAAGTCATTTCAATGAAGGAATGGTTGATCCGAAAGCAGCTGAAGCGTGGTTGCCGGTAGATCAATATATCGGCGGTGTAGAACATGCGATTTTACATCTGCTCTACTCCCGTTTCTTCCATAAATTGATGCGTAATGAGGGCGTTTTAGGTGACCCTGAAAAAGTTGGTCCTGAGCCGTTTAAAGCACTACTCACTCAAGGAATGGTCGTTTCTCCAGCGTTCTATCGTCATACAAGTAAAGGTTATGAATGGTTCAATATCAATGATCTTGAAATCATCGATAAGAACGGTGAAAAGAGCTACATCCTTAAAAGAGATGGCGAGCCTGTCACTTATTACGGCATTCTCAAAATGGGGAAATCGAAGAATAATGGGGTTGATCCTGAAGCGATCGTTAAATCGTATGGCGCTGATGTTTCTCGTCTCTTTATGATGTTTACCTCACCACCCGAGCAAACGCTTGAGTGGTCAACATCAGGCCTTGAAGGAGCTGACCGTTTCCTTCGCCGAGTTTGGAACTTTGCTTATGAGAATCAAGCAATCCTCAAAGATCATACGCTTGATGCTAGTAAAATCAGTGATAAAGCCGCCAAAGATGCACGCCGAGAAATTCATCAAGAATTGAAAAAAGCCCTCTACGATTATGAGCGCTTCCATTTCAATACGGTCATTTCTGCGAATATGATTATGCTCAATGTTCTCACGAAATTGAAAGATTCACCAGGTGAAGCGGCTGTGAAACGTGAAGGCTTCTCTATTATGCTTCGCCTCTTAAGCCCGATTGTGCCTCATATTGTTCATACTATTTGGTCAACGCTTTTTGGCGACAATATACTAGATCACGCATTACCACTCGTGGATGAATCAGCACTGATCTCTGATGAAGTGAAATATATGGTTCAAGTCAATGGCCGTCTTCGTGGTGAAGTCGTTGTGCCGGCGTCTGCTTCTAAGGAAGAGATTGAAAAAGCAGCACTTGCCAATGAAAATGCACAGAAATTCATCGAAGGTGAAATTCGTCGTGTTATCGTTGTCCCTAATCGCTTAGTCAATATCGTTGCCAATTAA